A genomic segment from Orrella daihaiensis encodes:
- a CDS encoding ABC transporter substrate-binding protein, giving the protein MKFKQSIMAVAALSLAASVAHADINVGVVVSATGPAASLGIPEKNTIELLPKTIGGEKVNYIILDDASDTTTAVKNARKLLTEDKVDVIVGSTISPASLAMIDVVAEAQAPMISMAASSRIVEPVDEKRRWVFKTPQNDQQMASAIVQHMAANNVKKVSYIGFANAYGEGWLEQFKRQAGAKGIEVVATESFNPTDTSVTGQVLKAMAAKPDAVFIAGSGTPAALPQKTLRQRGYTGPIYQTHGVANNDFLRICGKDCEGTLLPVGPVQMARSLPDSHPVKASAMEYVQAYEAVHGPGSVSSFGGYAWDAGVLLQAAIPEALKKAQPGTPQFRAALRDALENVRNAAGASGIYNMSATDHLGLDDRSRVMITIKDGTWTLLPQ; this is encoded by the coding sequence ATGAAATTCAAGCAATCAATCATGGCCGTTGCTGCCTTGTCGCTAGCGGCATCGGTCGCACACGCTGACATCAATGTTGGCGTGGTGGTCTCTGCCACTGGGCCTGCTGCCTCGCTTGGCATCCCCGAGAAGAACACCATTGAGCTTTTGCCCAAGACCATTGGTGGTGAAAAAGTCAACTACATCATTCTCGATGATGCATCGGACACCACCACGGCTGTGAAAAACGCACGCAAGTTGTTGACCGAAGATAAAGTGGATGTCATCGTCGGTTCCACCATCAGCCCGGCTTCATTGGCCATGATTGATGTGGTTGCTGAAGCACAGGCGCCCATGATCTCGATGGCTGCCTCTTCGCGTATCGTTGAGCCGGTTGATGAGAAGCGCCGCTGGGTATTTAAAACCCCGCAAAATGATCAGCAAATGGCATCAGCCATTGTCCAGCATATGGCTGCCAATAACGTTAAAAAAGTCTCCTACATTGGCTTTGCAAACGCTTATGGTGAGGGCTGGCTTGAACAGTTCAAGCGTCAAGCTGGCGCCAAGGGCATCGAAGTAGTGGCTACCGAGAGCTTTAATCCAACTGACACGTCAGTCACAGGCCAAGTGCTCAAGGCCATGGCTGCCAAGCCTGATGCCGTGTTTATCGCCGGGTCGGGTACACCGGCGGCCTTGCCACAGAAGACATTGCGCCAACGTGGCTACACCGGCCCGATTTATCAGACACACGGTGTTGCCAACAACGACTTCTTGCGCATTTGTGGCAAAGACTGTGAGGGTACGTTGCTACCAGTAGGTCCTGTCCAGATGGCCCGTAGTCTGCCCGACAGCCATCCGGTAAAGGCCAGCGCCATGGAGTATGTCCAAGCCTATGAGGCGGTACATGGTCCGGGTTCAGTCTCAAGTTTTGGTGGTTATGCTTGGGATGCCGGCGTGTTGCTGCAAGCAGCTATCCCCGAGGCCCTTAAAAAAGCCCAGCCTGGTACGCCCCAATTTCGCGCTGCATTGCGCGATGCTCTGGAGAATGTCAGAAATGCGGCTGGTGCCTCTGGCATCTACAACATGTCTGCCACGGATCATCTAGGCCTTGACGATCGCTCACGGGTGATGATCACGATCAAGGACGGTACCTGGACGCTGTTACCCCAGTAA
- a CDS encoding branched-chain amino acid ABC transporter permease, whose product MDFDIALILTQDGITNGAIYALLAMALVLVFAVTRVVFIQQGEFVAYGALTLAMIQAGNVPATVWMLVVMGVVLTVIRTVQGLRDGQVLAGLSAGLWNVAYPVAVAVLLLLLPLAELPIVVQVVLTLAVVVPIGSMMYQLAYQPIASAPVLILLIVSVAVHIAMVGLGLLFFGAEGFRTKPFSDAFFEMGPVLVSGQTIWVILTSIVLIVALYQFFDRTIYGKALRATAINRIGARLMGISPNLAGKLTFLLAAFIGALSGILIAPITTVYYDTGFLIALKGFVAAIIGGLASYPLAAIGAIVVGILEAFSSFWASAYKEVIVFTLIIPVLLWRSLKSHHVEEEE is encoded by the coding sequence ATGGATTTCGATATTGCATTGATACTGACCCAGGACGGGATCACCAATGGCGCCATTTATGCGTTGTTGGCGATGGCACTGGTGCTGGTGTTTGCTGTGACTCGGGTAGTTTTTATTCAACAGGGTGAGTTTGTTGCCTACGGCGCACTCACACTGGCCATGATTCAGGCAGGCAATGTGCCAGCAACCGTTTGGATGCTCGTGGTGATGGGTGTGGTTCTGACGGTTATTCGCACGGTGCAGGGCTTGCGCGATGGTCAGGTGTTGGCAGGTCTGTCGGCAGGACTCTGGAATGTAGCCTATCCGGTCGCGGTTGCGGTCTTGTTGCTGTTACTGCCCCTGGCTGAGTTACCGATCGTGGTGCAAGTGGTGTTGACATTGGCAGTGGTGGTCCCGATTGGATCGATGATGTATCAGCTGGCCTATCAGCCGATCGCATCGGCGCCGGTATTGATTTTGTTGATTGTCTCAGTGGCCGTGCATATTGCGATGGTCGGGCTTGGCTTGCTGTTCTTTGGGGCTGAGGGATTCCGTACCAAGCCATTTAGCGATGCTTTTTTTGAGATGGGCCCGGTGCTGGTCTCTGGTCAAACCATCTGGGTGATTCTGACTTCAATTGTGTTGATTGTCGCGCTCTACCAGTTCTTTGATCGCACCATTTACGGCAAGGCTTTAAGGGCCACTGCCATTAACCGGATTGGCGCACGCTTGATGGGCATCTCGCCCAACCTAGCTGGCAAATTGACCTTTCTGTTGGCGGCGTTCATCGGTGCTTTGTCCGGAATTTTGATTGCGCCCATTACCACGGTGTACTACGACACCGGCTTTTTGATTGCATTGAAAGGATTTGTGGCGGCCATTATTGGTGGCTTGGCCAGTTACCCCTTGGCTGCCATTGGCGCCATTGTGGTCGGTATTCTTGAAGCCTTCTCGTCGTTTTGGGCCAGTGCTTACAAAGAAGTCATTGTGTTTACGCTCATCATCCCAGTGTTGTTGTGGCGCTCCCTCAAATCCCATCATGTGGAGGAAGAGGAATGA
- a CDS encoding branched-chain amino acid ABC transporter ATP-binding protein/permease: MRADRVVLTLFVVLALTAPGLLSDYYVSVLNYIGLYAMVALGLVLLTGVGGLTSFGQAAFVGLGAYTTAVLTTATDLPASIAWAASSPWITLLLALLLTAAVAYVLGALTLKLSGHFLPLGTIAWGISLYFLFGNLPGLGGHTGITGVPPVSLFGMDLNLGQEIYYLILAFLLIGMLTIHNLLDSREGRAIRALKGGRVMAEAMGVNTSRSRMIIFVLAALLACASGWLYAHMQRFINPTPFGLHIGIEYLFMAVVGGAGYVWGALLGAAIITIAKQWLQDLLPALLGASGNFEMIVFGLIMVLVLQRAPDGLWPVIKRFVPIRVPNKKINEQAPDLPRRAMPQPGEVILQAVDVTRKFGGLVANNNMSLDVRAGEILALIGPNGAGKSTMFNQLSGVDTPTSGDVFFRGQSVAGKESREIAGLGMSRTFQHVKLLASMTVLENVAIGAHLRGDKGVISAAWRLDRAQEASLLKEAARQIERVGLGELMFEQAGNLALGQQRILEIARALCADPCLLLLDEPAAGLRFKEKQALGELLRKLRNEGMATLIVEHDMDFVMGLADRVVVMEFGEKIAEGLPEEVQQNPAVLEAYLGGVE; this comes from the coding sequence ATGAGAGCCGATCGAGTTGTTTTGACGCTATTTGTAGTCTTGGCGCTAACCGCCCCTGGCTTGTTGTCTGACTACTACGTCTCCGTGCTCAATTACATCGGGCTGTACGCGATGGTCGCTTTAGGCTTGGTTTTGCTCACAGGGGTGGGCGGCTTGACAAGCTTTGGGCAGGCCGCATTCGTGGGGCTCGGTGCCTACACAACGGCTGTACTGACGACGGCGACCGATTTGCCGGCGTCAATTGCGTGGGCGGCTTCTTCGCCCTGGATCACACTGCTGTTGGCGCTCTTGCTCACAGCCGCTGTTGCCTACGTGTTGGGCGCCTTAACGCTTAAGTTATCTGGTCATTTTCTGCCGCTAGGCACCATTGCCTGGGGCATTAGCCTTTACTTTTTGTTTGGCAATCTGCCAGGTTTGGGCGGCCACACAGGCATCACTGGTGTGCCACCGGTTAGCCTGTTTGGCATGGACCTGAACTTGGGCCAGGAAATCTACTATTTGATTCTGGCATTTTTGTTAATTGGCATGTTGACCATTCACAACCTGCTTGACTCGCGTGAGGGCAGGGCGATCCGTGCACTTAAGGGCGGACGTGTGATGGCAGAAGCCATGGGTGTCAATACCAGTCGCTCACGCATGATCATCTTTGTGCTGGCGGCGTTACTGGCCTGTGCGTCGGGGTGGTTGTATGCCCACATGCAGCGGTTTATCAATCCGACACCCTTTGGCCTGCACATCGGCATTGAGTATCTATTCATGGCAGTTGTCGGTGGCGCTGGCTATGTCTGGGGCGCATTGCTCGGCGCAGCCATCATCACCATCGCCAAACAATGGTTGCAGGACTTGCTGCCGGCATTGCTAGGGGCAAGCGGCAACTTCGAGATGATCGTGTTTGGCTTGATCATGGTGTTGGTGCTACAGCGTGCGCCCGATGGACTTTGGCCTGTGATAAAGCGATTTGTACCGATTCGGGTGCCCAACAAAAAAATTAATGAACAAGCGCCCGATTTGCCGCGTCGAGCGATGCCCCAGCCTGGTGAAGTGATCTTGCAAGCCGTTGATGTCACTCGCAAGTTTGGTGGATTGGTGGCCAACAACAACATGTCGCTTGATGTGCGAGCTGGTGAGATCTTGGCGTTGATTGGGCCTAATGGCGCCGGCAAGAGCACGATGTTTAATCAGCTCTCAGGGGTCGATACCCCGACATCGGGTGATGTGTTCTTTCGAGGGCAATCAGTCGCTGGCAAAGAGTCACGCGAGATCGCTGGTCTGGGCATGAGCCGCACCTTTCAGCACGTGAAATTGCTCGCGAGCATGACCGTTCTGGAGAACGTGGCCATTGGGGCACATCTGCGTGGTGACAAAGGGGTGATCAGTGCAGCCTGGCGGCTAGACCGGGCGCAAGAAGCGAGTCTGTTGAAAGAGGCGGCGCGACAGATTGAGCGGGTTGGCTTGGGCGAGTTGATGTTTGAGCAAGCCGGCAACCTGGCACTTGGGCAGCAGCGCATCCTGGAGATTGCACGCGCCTTGTGTGCTGATCCTTGTTTGCTATTGCTTGACGAGCCCGCAGCAGGCTTGCGATTCAAAGAAAAACAAGCCCTCGGTGAACTCCTTCGTAAGTTGCGCAATGAGGGTATGGCCACCTTAATCGTAGAACACGACATGGATTTTGTGATGGGCCTTGCTGATCGTGTGGTGGTGATGGAGTTCGGTGAAAAAATCGCCGAGGGCTTGCCCGAGGAGGTACAACAAAACCCGGCCGTGCTTGAAGCCTATTTGGGAGGTGTGGAGTGA
- a CDS encoding ABC transporter ATP-binding protein, translated as MQTESNVSTPAGTDVLTVKELCVSYGNVQALTAANLSVGQGQIVTVIGPNGAGKTTMLSAIMGLLKSTGQIEFAGQVQASPEVEQLVAKGMNLVPEKRELFGEMSVQDNLVLGAFQRYRMGKRDHGQTLDEVYSLFPRLKERSGQMAGTLSGGERQMLAVGRALMAKPKLLMLDEPSLGLAPLIVREIFRIIAELRRRGVSILLVEQNARAALQVADYAYVLENGQIAMHGPAYELADDKRVIEAYLGFGGKHQDMLSK; from the coding sequence ATGCAGACTGAAAGCAATGTCTCAACCCCCGCCGGCACTGATGTCCTCACGGTTAAAGAGCTGTGTGTTTCTTACGGCAACGTGCAAGCGTTGACAGCAGCCAACCTCAGTGTTGGGCAAGGCCAGATTGTGACGGTGATTGGCCCTAACGGCGCCGGTAAAACCACCATGCTATCGGCAATCATGGGTTTGCTGAAGTCCACTGGCCAGATTGAATTTGCAGGGCAAGTCCAGGCATCACCCGAGGTAGAGCAATTGGTGGCCAAAGGTATGAATCTGGTGCCAGAGAAACGGGAACTGTTTGGCGAAATGTCGGTTCAGGACAACCTTGTGCTGGGGGCCTTTCAACGCTACCGCATGGGTAAACGTGATCATGGTCAGACGCTTGACGAGGTCTACAGCTTGTTTCCAAGGCTTAAGGAGCGTAGCGGGCAGATGGCGGGCACACTGTCTGGGGGGGAGCGCCAAATGTTGGCTGTTGGCCGTGCGCTGATGGCAAAGCCCAAACTGTTGATGCTGGATGAGCCGAGCCTAGGACTTGCACCGCTGATTGTGCGCGAGATATTTCGCATCATTGCTGAGTTGCGGCGTCGAGGCGTGTCAATTCTATTGGTGGAACAAAATGCCAGGGCTGCACTGCAAGTGGCTGACTATGCTTACGTTCTTGAGAATGGTCAGATTGCCATGCACGGGCCGGCTTATGAATTGGCGGACGATAAGCGAGTTATTGAGGCATATCTAGGATTTGGCGGCAAGCATCAGGATATGCTGTCAAAGTAG
- a CDS encoding hemerythrin domain-containing protein — protein MQAMRILLDEHQSLAAIIHAIRHMIREISAGKLKPDFKLLHAMVHYLDAYPEKKHHPKEDEFLFAPLRARTDKASEVLDRLEAEHATSDARIAALSEALNTYEADPANGFVAFNEAFEKYAEFYREHMMLEEREVLPLIRECFTDEDWAFANAGFEKSQDPMGGTRRGSGEEDFGRIFSKLVEAAPAPIGLGLGPYKDD, from the coding sequence ATGCAAGCCATGCGTATATTGTTAGATGAACATCAGTCATTGGCCGCTATCATCCATGCGATACGTCACATGATCCGCGAGATTAGTGCCGGTAAGTTAAAGCCCGATTTCAAGCTATTGCACGCCATGGTGCATTACCTCGATGCTTATCCCGAGAAGAAGCATCACCCCAAGGAAGACGAGTTTTTGTTTGCGCCGTTGCGCGCGCGAACTGACAAGGCTAGCGAGGTACTCGATCGTCTTGAAGCTGAACATGCGACCTCTGACGCCCGCATCGCTGCGCTTAGTGAGGCATTAAACACATATGAGGCGGATCCGGCGAATGGGTTTGTTGCTTTTAACGAGGCGTTTGAGAAATACGCTGAGTTCTACCGCGAACACATGATGCTTGAAGAAAGAGAAGTGTTGCCACTGATTCGCGAATGCTTTACCGATGAGGACTGGGCGTTTGCAAATGCCGGATTTGAGAAGTCTCAAGACCCGATGGGTGGCACTCGCCGGGGCTCCGGTGAAGAGGATTTTGGCAGGATTTTCTCCAAGCTGGTAGAAGCCGCGCCCGCTCCAATAGGCTTGGGGTTGGGGCCCTATAAGGACGATTGA
- a CDS encoding ribosomal protein uL16 3-hydroxylase: MTHKPLAMLGGLTAEQFMHHHWQKRPLLVKQAFPGIEPPVSAANLKKLSKRDDVQSRLIWQEQGQWQLEHGPFGSLPGAKEPNWTLLVQSLDIHSDSASALLHQFNFVPSARLDDLMASIATQGGGVGPHFDSYDVFLIQAQGQRHWKFGQQKDLTLIDGLPLKILKNFTPQEDAVLEPGDMLYLPPHAAHDGIALTNDCMTLSVGFRAPDMATLAQGMLEAAAEQIAAREHGATSPMADPPLAGPDLSARLRDPEQAAVTEPALIPDTMINASINAVKSLRFDHALACRFLGCWLTEPNPLAVFEPSVEVSDLRSNGHLVLDRRTRMIYRDTMLFINGELASIKPNAILKRLANHRNLHLTQATLRGLSMATRDCLLDWLDAGWLHLKS, from the coding sequence ATGACCCATAAACCCCTTGCCATGCTCGGTGGACTGACAGCCGAGCAATTCATGCACCACCATTGGCAGAAGAGACCTTTGCTGGTCAAGCAAGCATTTCCTGGTATTGAGCCGCCGGTAAGCGCTGCCAACCTGAAAAAGCTCAGCAAACGCGATGACGTGCAGTCACGTCTGATTTGGCAAGAGCAAGGACAATGGCAACTTGAGCATGGTCCGTTTGGCAGTCTTCCGGGCGCAAAGGAACCAAACTGGACACTTTTAGTTCAAAGCCTCGACATTCATAGCGACAGCGCTAGCGCACTGTTGCACCAGTTCAATTTTGTGCCGTCAGCTCGCCTTGATGACTTGATGGCCAGCATCGCCACCCAAGGTGGTGGCGTAGGCCCACACTTCGACAGTTATGACGTGTTTTTAATTCAAGCCCAAGGTCAGCGACATTGGAAATTTGGGCAGCAGAAAGATCTAACTCTGATAGATGGGCTGCCACTAAAGATCCTTAAAAACTTCACACCACAAGAGGATGCCGTGCTCGAGCCGGGTGATATGCTCTATCTCCCCCCTCATGCCGCCCATGACGGCATTGCACTGACTAATGACTGCATGACGCTCTCGGTCGGGTTTCGAGCGCCTGATATGGCGACTTTAGCGCAAGGCATGCTAGAGGCTGCGGCTGAGCAAATTGCTGCCCGCGAGCATGGCGCAACCAGCCCGATGGCTGACCCCCCCTTGGCAGGCCCGGATTTGTCGGCACGGCTGCGTGATCCGGAACAGGCTGCTGTCACGGAGCCAGCACTGATCCCTGACACCATGATTAACGCCAGCATCAATGCAGTGAAATCCTTGCGGTTTGATCATGCACTAGCTTGTCGGTTTCTTGGATGTTGGCTAACAGAGCCCAACCCTTTGGCTGTGTTTGAGCCAAGTGTCGAGGTGTCTGACTTGCGATCGAACGGCCATCTGGTGCTTGACCGTCGAACTCGAATGATTTACCGGGACACGATGCTGTTCATCAACGGTGAGCTCGCATCAATCAAACCAAACGCCATCTTAAAGCGTCTGGCCAATCACCGTAACCTGCATCTGACTCAAGCAACGCTGCGCGGCTTATCCATGGCCACTCGCGATTGCTTACTCGACTGGCTTGATGCTGGCTGGCTTCATCTCAAAAGCTAG
- the mutS gene encoding DNA mismatch repair protein MutS → MGDKDSNPQKHTPMMQQFFRLKEQAGEMLLFYRMGDFYELFYGDAEKGARLLNLTLTKRGTSNGAPIPMAGVPVHAVDQYLGKLVAMGESVAVCEQIGDPATSKGPVERQIVRIITPGTLTDDALLPTKADRCLAAYWQPVRANKPTGTAGIAWLNLASGEFRLTECRGDLVTATLDRIEPAELIVAQDQSAPEIRHCSISSVPTWHFERKDAEQQLLNHFNTTSLAGFDIADLDTAICAAGALLRYAIRTQSQSLPHVQTLTAERATEFVLMDPATRRNLEISETINGQASPTLFSLLDHCGTPMGSRLLKRWLHHPLRDNTSAQARQEAIGELLASEQLGALATLRHQLAALPDLERIATRLALRSVKPRELASLRDALQALPALRDCLNSICVNSSHLTELEQTLWVDPATTEILVRAIAPEPAVQIREGGVIAAGYDSDLDELRRLSTDQGNVLIDIETRERARTGIANLRVEYNRVHGFFIEVTKAQLDKVPDDYRRRQTLKNAERFITPELKEWEDKILSAQERSLAREKWLFDDLLEQLATAVSALSAAAAALAQIDALAALAHHASLNAWVAPELLDEPVIDIREGRHPTVENTIERFTPNSCHLHAQRSLLIVTGPNMGGKSTYMRQVALICLLARTGSYVPAQHARIGTIDRIFTRIGAADDLAGGRSTFMMEMTEAATILSASTPSSLVIMDEIGRGTSTYDGLALAWAIANRLLSHNRALTLFATHYFEMTRLPADNPCSANVHLAATDSPAGIVFLHEVRDGPASRSYGIQVAQRAGIPAAVIRQATRELQKLETLGAPSPQLGLFSAVDQTAAETQTSSLAQEILDELAAMDPDVLTPREALDALYILKSKLNQ, encoded by the coding sequence ATGGGCGACAAAGACAGCAACCCTCAAAAGCACACCCCGATGATGCAGCAGTTCTTCCGGCTTAAAGAGCAGGCTGGCGAGATGTTGCTGTTTTATCGAATGGGTGACTTCTATGAGCTGTTTTATGGCGATGCAGAGAAAGGCGCTCGACTGCTCAACTTGACACTGACCAAGCGAGGCACATCCAACGGTGCCCCCATCCCGATGGCCGGTGTCCCTGTCCATGCAGTAGATCAGTATTTGGGCAAGCTCGTTGCCATGGGTGAGTCAGTTGCGGTGTGCGAACAAATCGGTGATCCTGCTACCAGCAAAGGCCCGGTAGAGCGTCAAATCGTGCGAATTATCACCCCAGGCACGTTGACTGACGACGCACTGCTGCCAACGAAAGCCGACCGTTGTCTGGCTGCCTATTGGCAACCAGTACGTGCCAATAAGCCAACCGGAACGGCCGGCATTGCATGGCTTAACCTGGCCAGTGGTGAGTTTCGACTCACTGAGTGTCGAGGTGATCTTGTGACAGCAACACTTGACCGGATTGAGCCAGCCGAGCTCATCGTTGCGCAAGACCAAAGCGCTCCCGAGATACGACATTGCAGCATCAGTTCCGTGCCAACCTGGCACTTTGAGCGCAAGGACGCCGAGCAGCAATTACTTAATCACTTCAACACGACATCACTCGCTGGATTTGACATCGCTGACCTCGATACAGCGATCTGCGCAGCCGGTGCTTTGCTGCGCTACGCCATCCGTACTCAATCGCAGTCCTTGCCACATGTCCAGACGCTAACCGCAGAGCGTGCTACCGAATTCGTCCTGATGGACCCGGCAACACGACGCAATCTCGAGATCAGTGAAACCATCAATGGCCAAGCGTCACCGACGCTATTCTCACTGCTCGATCACTGCGGCACGCCCATGGGCAGCCGTTTATTAAAGCGCTGGTTGCATCACCCGTTACGGGACAATACATCGGCACAAGCACGCCAAGAGGCGATCGGCGAACTCCTCGCAAGCGAACAGTTAGGGGCGCTCGCCACATTACGCCATCAATTGGCCGCCCTGCCGGACCTCGAGCGTATTGCCACCCGCTTGGCACTACGATCAGTCAAGCCACGTGAACTTGCGAGTTTGCGTGATGCGCTGCAAGCGCTGCCAGCCTTGCGTGACTGTTTGAACAGTATCTGCGTCAATAGCTCGCACCTCACCGAACTTGAGCAGACGCTTTGGGTTGACCCGGCGACGACTGAGATTTTAGTGCGGGCCATTGCGCCAGAGCCTGCAGTCCAAATCAGAGAGGGTGGTGTGATTGCCGCTGGCTACGACAGTGATCTTGACGAGTTGCGCAGACTATCAACCGATCAAGGCAACGTACTGATTGATATCGAGACACGAGAGCGTGCACGTACCGGCATCGCGAATTTACGTGTGGAATACAACCGCGTTCATGGTTTTTTTATCGAGGTCACCAAGGCTCAACTCGACAAAGTACCCGATGACTATCGCCGGCGTCAGACCCTCAAAAATGCTGAACGCTTCATTACACCAGAGCTCAAAGAATGGGAAGACAAGATCCTGTCAGCCCAGGAACGCTCACTTGCCCGCGAAAAATGGTTATTTGACGACTTACTCGAGCAGCTCGCCACAGCTGTCAGTGCCCTAAGCGCTGCAGCTGCAGCGCTGGCACAAATCGATGCGCTGGCTGCGTTGGCGCACCATGCAAGCCTTAACGCATGGGTCGCACCCGAATTACTTGATGAACCTGTCATTGACATCCGGGAAGGTCGTCACCCGACCGTAGAAAACACCATCGAGCGGTTCACGCCCAACAGCTGTCACCTTCACGCCCAACGGTCGCTGCTGATCGTGACAGGACCCAATATGGGGGGCAAATCCACCTACATGCGCCAAGTGGCGCTGATTTGCCTATTAGCCCGTACCGGCAGTTATGTTCCAGCTCAACACGCGCGGATCGGTACGATTGACCGAATTTTTACTCGCATCGGTGCCGCCGACGATCTAGCGGGTGGACGCTCGACATTTATGATGGAAATGACTGAAGCAGCGACCATTCTGTCAGCCAGTACACCCTCGAGTTTAGTCATCATGGATGAGATTGGGCGGGGCACCTCGACCTATGATGGCCTGGCGCTAGCCTGGGCAATTGCCAATCGATTGCTGAGCCACAATCGTGCATTAACACTGTTTGCCACTCATTATTTTGAAATGACCAGACTACCGGCTGATAATCCGTGCTCAGCCAATGTGCATTTGGCAGCAACCGACTCACCAGCTGGCATCGTGTTCCTGCATGAGGTGCGAGATGGGCCCGCAAGCCGCAGTTACGGCATCCAGGTCGCTCAGCGTGCCGGTATACCCGCTGCAGTCATTCGCCAAGCGACGCGAGAATTACAAAAACTTGAAACGCTAGGCGCACCATCACCACAACTCGGATTATTTAGCGCCGTTGATCAAACGGCAGCTGAGACACAAACTTCGTCACTGGCGCAAGAGATACTCGATGAGCTGGCCGCGATGGACCCTGATGTACTGACGCCCCGCGAAGCACTCGATGCGCTGTATATCCTTAAATCAAAACTGAACCAATGA
- a CDS encoding GDP-L-fucose synthase family protein: MNKNARIYVAGHRGMVGSAIVRSLKAQGYENLIMKTHAELPLDDASAVEKFFEQTKPEYVFLTAAKVGGILANSTQGADFIRENLLIQTNVIDAAYRHGAVRLLFLGSSCMYPKIAEQPLKETSLMTGALEPTTLPYATAKIAGKVMCDAYRAQYGFDAITIMPSNVYGVGDNFHPDHGHVVAGMMRRFHEAKLAGINEVVVWGTGAAMRELIDVDDLAAACVFLMGREDIDTMINVGSSEEISVRDLAHLMAKVTGYQGDIKFDTSRPDGAPRKLMDNSRIERLGWKAQTSIAQGIQKMYAWWLTTHA; encoded by the coding sequence ATGAATAAAAACGCCCGAATCTATGTTGCTGGACACCGAGGCATGGTCGGGTCTGCCATTGTTCGCAGCCTTAAAGCCCAAGGCTACGAGAACCTCATCATGAAAACCCATGCCGAACTCCCTTTAGACGATGCGAGCGCTGTAGAAAAGTTCTTTGAACAAACCAAGCCCGAGTATGTTTTTCTGACGGCTGCAAAGGTGGGTGGGATTTTGGCAAACAGCACCCAGGGCGCCGACTTTATTCGAGAGAACCTGCTGATTCAGACCAACGTGATTGATGCAGCTTACCGGCATGGCGCCGTGCGCCTGCTTTTCCTTGGCTCAAGCTGCATGTATCCAAAAATAGCCGAACAACCACTCAAAGAGACCAGCCTGATGACTGGTGCCCTTGAACCGACCACCCTGCCCTACGCCACCGCCAAGATCGCCGGCAAGGTGATGTGCGACGCCTATCGGGCTCAGTACGGTTTTGATGCGATCACCATCATGCCAAGCAATGTCTATGGTGTTGGGGATAACTTTCACCCCGACCACGGTCACGTTGTCGCAGGCATGATGCGGCGGTTTCACGAAGCCAAACTCGCCGGAATCAATGAGGTGGTGGTCTGGGGTACCGGCGCTGCCATGCGAGAGCTCATTGATGTCGATGACCTAGCGGCTGCCTGTGTTTTTCTGATGGGTCGCGAGGACATTGATACCATGATCAATGTAGGCTCATCCGAGGAAATTTCTGTGCGGGATCTCGCCCACCTGATGGCAAAGGTAACTGGCTATCAAGGTGACATCAAATTCGATACGAGTCGCCCGGATGGTGCTCCGAGAAAGCTAATGGATAACAGTCGCATTGAACGTCTGGGCTGGAAAGCACAGACATCCATCGCTCAAGGCATTCAAAAAATGTATGCTTGGTGGCTGACCACACACGCTTGA